A window from Zingiber officinale cultivar Zhangliang chromosome 7A, Zo_v1.1, whole genome shotgun sequence encodes these proteins:
- the LOC122000992 gene encoding uncharacterized protein LOC122000992 isoform X2: protein MNHEQIQNHPRHDPCLTLGSSSFMHPSENITVCGLNSEPYSNTSSPTTHPFVPTFNLEVPCYAAAHAGVSQHPFMHSWSSCSSCQFPPYYIHNEPCLTQFNIGDINVAAHPPTGFDTVTYKRKIPTIHYFSQNASTNSCLNAGSSNHAVSAELLDPTQPAGPHCLPWEPIGVISDHRRNNPFSYVEDQRNIRCHNVNVRQPRNISLPIHTSNNFSEHLQSVAHTSGLNVLAQWNHAPFSLEPYTRLIPSEINQLHRHYVRNTTGEIDGYSNFCLVPNQPTRNMVVNSRIIYGQGVGYQDSVSYGAVGPEANLADMWLPSADGVVPPRYSRQLPTVSYVNGRTRVHYTGDEDSGHRRWLSETAAIRNQSTFTDPRSLFDEHHDMRLDIDNMDYEELLALEEQIGNVSTGLSEDAISKCLLETLYYCDQRLVESEEGHCIICLEPYRNRDCLGRLKCGHDFHSCCIKQWLLIKNICPICKALALEDS from the exons ATGAATCATGAGCAAATACAGAATCATCCGCGCCATGATCCTTGCTTGACTTTGG GATCCAGCTCTTTCATGCATCCTTCTGAAAACATTACAGTTTGTGGATTGAATTCAGAACCATATAGCAATACTTCCTCTCCAACAACTCATCCATTTGTGCCAACTTTCAACCTAGAAGTTCCTTGTTATGCTGCTGCTCATGCAGGAGTTTCTCAGCATCCTTTTATGCATAGCTGGTCTTCTTGCAGCTCTTGTCAATTCCCACCATATTATATCCACAATGAACCTTGTCTCACTCAATTTAATATTGGGGATATTAATGTGGCAGCTCATCCTCCAACAGGTTTTGACACAGTAACATATAAAAGGAAAATCCCTACTATTCACTATTTTTCTCAGAATGCAAGCACAAATTCATGCCTTAATGCTGGAAGTTCCAACCATGCTGTTTCAGCTGAGCTTTTAGATCCGACACAGCCAGCAGGTCCTCATTGTTTACCTTGGGAGCCTATTGGCGTGATTTCTGATCATAGAAGGAACAATCCATTTAGTTATGTGGAAGATCAAAGAAATATTAGATGTCATAATGTCAATGTGCGTCAGCCAAGAAATATCTCATTGCCAATACATACATCCAATAACTTTTCAGAACATCTTCAATCAGTGGCACATACTTCTGGCCTGAATGTTCTTGCCCAATGGAACCATGCTCCTTTTTCTCTTGAACCCTACACAAGGCTTATTCCTTCAG AGATAAACCAGTTGCATCGCCACTATGTGAGGAATACTACTGGGGAGATTGATGGATATAGCAACTTTTGTCTTGTTCCAAATCAACCTACAAGGAACATGGTAGTAAATAGCAGAATAATTTATGGTCAAGGAGTAGGTTATCAGGATAGTGTGAGCTATGGAGCTGTTGGTCCTGAAGCCAATTTGGCAGACATGTGGCTACCATCTGCGGATGGTGTTGTTCCTCCAAGGTATTCAAGACAGCTTCCAACGGTAAGTTATGTGAATGGGAGGACAAGGGTTCACTACACTGGAGATGAAGACAGTGGGCATAGAAGATGGTTATCTGAG ACTGCAGCCATCAGGAATCAATCAACCTTCACTGACCCAAGGAGTCTGTTCGATGAGCATCATGACATGAGACTAGATATAGATAACATGGACTATGAG GAACTACTTGCTCTGGAAGAACAAATTGGCAATGTAAGCACGGGTTTGTCAGAAGATGCTATTTCCAAATGCTTGTTGGAAACACTCTACTATTGTGATCAAAGATTGGTTGAGTCCGAGGAAGGACACTGTATCATATGCTTG GAACCATACAGAAATAGAGATTGTCTTGGGAGATTGAAATGCGGGCATGATTTCCATTCTTGCTGCATCAAGCAATGGTTGCTGATTAAGAATATCTGCCCAATATGCAAAGCCTTGGCGCTGGAGGATTCATAA
- the LOC122000990 gene encoding mitochondrial substrate carrier family protein C-like, with protein sequence MLSAPDPLEGVLHAFRDAVTPLESAAKGLESHWLNLTGGARNVESTKRYRGSVKGNVVTVVASEERKKDPFKCFFDGLFPIVSGENDVGSPGGISSKKGRVEEEPHGSCANCSPFSFTWSFMLDSFLQAFPKPLKSARKCFGKQRRDDDSPSRAKARGKRSFKIMFWDKIEKTAGEGDALPVQLILCFALDSLGQNLQMFNWGFQGNNTNLAASEAQESDYLKIIKGLVNGKKADFDGFLSNLSFARVGSVPATLVEDAPSVKDNGENHDNGDDKEGPTTSTPQKIASGLLSIPLSNVERLKSTLSTVSLTELIEFIPQLGKSSTDHPDKKKLFSVQDFFSYTETEGRRFFEELDRDGDGQVNLEDLEIAMKKRKLPKRYAKDFLQRTRSNLFSKSIGWKQFLSLMEQKEPKILRAYTSLCLNKSGTLQKNQILASLRDAGLPAGEDNAISMMRYLNVGSEGSISYSHFRNFMLLLPSERLEDDPRNIWFEAATVVVVPPPVQISTENVLKSALAGGLACALSTSVLYPIDTMKTRVQASTLSFPELISKLPEIGIHGLYRGSVPAILGQFSSHGLRTGIFEATKLVLINVAPNLQDLQVQSMASFCSTILGTAVRIPCEVMKQRLQAGIFNNVGEAIVGTLHQDGLKGFFRGTGATLCREVPFYVAGMCLYAESKKAVQNLLNRELEPWETIAVGALSGGLAAVVTTPFDVMKTRMMTAPPGFPASMQMVAFSILHKEGPLGLFKGAIPRFFWIAPLGAMNFAGYELAKKAMDKAEDVPG encoded by the exons ATGTTATCCGCACCGGATCCTCTGGAGGGCGTCCTCCACGCCTTTCGGGATGCTGTAACCCCGCTAGAGTCCGCAGCCAAGGGTTTGGAGTCTCACTGGCTGAATTTGACGGGCGGTGCCAGGAACGTGGAGTCCACTAAGAGGTATCGTGGATCGGTGAAGGGGAACGTAGTTACTGTGGTGGCTTCCGAAGAGAGGAAAAAGGATCCTTTTAAGTGTTTTTTTGATGGTTTATTTCCCATCGTTTCGGGTGAGAATGACGTCGGAAGTCCGGGAGGGATTTCATCGAAGAAAGGGAGAGTAGAAGAGGAGCCACATGGATCTTGTGCGAATTGCTCgcccttttcttttacttggtcgTTTATGTTAGACAGTTTCCTGCAGGCGTTCCCGAAGCCGCTTAAATCAGCAAGGAAGTGTTTCGGGAAGCAACGTCGTGATGATGACTCCCCTTCGCGTGCGAAAGCTAGAGGGAAAAGGTCATTCAAGATCATGTTTTGGGATAAAATCGAGAAAACTGCAGGTGAGGGAGACGCGTTGCCTGTCCAATTGATTCTTTGCTTTGCGTTGGACAGTTTGGGTCAGAATCTCCAAATGTTTAATTGGGGTTTCCAAGGGAACAACACAAATCTAGCAGCTTCCGAAGCTCAAGAGTCTgattacttgaaaataataaaggGATTAGTTAACGGAAAGAAAGCAGATTTTGATGGATTTCTTTCGAATCTGAGTTTTGCAAGGGTTGGAAGCGTACCTGCTACTTTGGTAGAGGATGCACCAtctgtcaaagacaacggtgagaATCATGACAATGGTGATGATAAGGAGGGGCCTACAACTAGCACTCCTCAGAAGATTGCCAGTGGTTTACTGAGCATTCCATTGTCAAATGTTGAGCGTTTAAAATCTACACTTTCCACTGTTTCTCTGACCGAATTGATTGAGTTTATACCTCAGTTGGGAAAATCCTCCACCGACCATCCTGACAAGAAGAAATTGTTTTCAGTGCAGGACTTCTTCAGTTACACTGAGACAGAAG GAAGGCGATTTTTTGAGGAGTTGGATAGAGATGGTGATGGCCAAGTTAACCTTGAAGACCTTGAaattgcaatgaagaagagaAAACTGCCAAAGCGATATGCCAAAGACTTTCTGCAACGTACAAGAAGCAACTTGTTTTCAAAATCAATTGGGTGGAAACAATTTCTGTCCTTAATGGAGCAGAAGGAGCCAAAAATTCTTCGAGCATATACAAGCCTATGCCTTAACAAATCTGGAACACTGCAAAAGAATCAGATATTGGCATCACTAAGGGATGCAGGACTTCCTGCTGGTGAAGATAATGCTATTTCTATGATGCGTTATCTCAATGTGGGCAGTGAGGGATCAATTTCATACAGTCACTTCCGTAATTTCATGCTCTTGCTTCCTTCAGAAAGGCTTGAAGATGATCCTAG AAACATTTGGTTTGAAGCAGCTACTGTGGTTGTTGTTCCCCCACCTGTGCAGATATCCACAGAAAATGTTCTTAAGTCTGCTTTGGCTGGAGGTCTTGCTTGTGCACTTTCCACTTCAGTATTGTATCCTATTGATACCATGAAG ACACGTGTGCAAGCATCGACGCTCTCATTCCCAGAGCTCATATCAAAGTTACCAGAAATTGGTATTCATGGGCTATATCGTGGTTCAGTTCCAGCAATCCTAGGACAATTCTCTAG CCATGGACTGAGAACTGGCATCTTTGAGGCAACCAAGCTTGTGCTAATAAATGTTGCTCCAAATCTCCAAGATCTCCAG GTGCAATCCATGGCATCTTTTTGCAGCACAATCTTAGGGACAGCAGTTCGAATCCCTTGTGAAGTCATGAAGCAGAGGTTACAGGCAGGCATCTTCAATAATGTAGGAGAGGCAATTGTGGGTACCCTACATCAAGATGGTTTGAAAGGATTTTTCCGTGGGACTGGTGCCACACTCTGCCGAGAGGTCCCATTTTATGTCGCTGGAATGTGTCTTTATGCTGAATCTAAGAAG GCTGTACAGAACCTTCTGAACCGAGAACTGGAACCCTGGGAGACTATTGCGGTGGGGGCTTTGTCTGGCGGACTTGCTGCTGTGGTTACTACACCCTTTGACGTTATGAAGACACGAATGATGACTGCACCGCCAGGTTTTCCAGCCTCAATGCAAATGGTGGCATTCTCCATTCTTCACAAGGAAGGTCCTCTAGGCCTCTTCAAGGGAGCTATTCCAAGGTTCTTCTGGATTGCACCTCTTGGTGCTATGAACTTCGCTGGATATGAGCTAGCAAAGAAGGCCATGGACAAGGCCGAAGACGTGCCTGGTTAG
- the LOC122000992 gene encoding uncharacterized protein LOC122000992 isoform X3, translated as MHPSENITVCGLNSEPYSNTSSPTTHPFVPTFNLEVPCYAAAHAGVSQHPFMHSWSSCSSCQFPPYYIHNEPCLTQFNIGDINVAAHPPTGFDTVTYKRKIPTIHYFSQNASTNSCLNAGSSNHAVSAELLDPTQPAGPHCLPWEPIGVISDHRRNNPFSYVEDQRNIRCHNVNVRQPRNISLPIHTSNNFSEHLQSVAHTSGLNVLAQWNHAPFSLEPYTRLIPSEINQLHRHYVRNTTGEIDGYSNFCLVPNQPTRNMVVNSRIIYGQGVGYQDSVSYGAVGPEANLADMWLPSADGVVPPRYSRQLPTVSYVNGRTRVHYTGDEDSGHRRWLSETAAIRNQSTFTDPRSLFDEHHDMRLDIDNMDYEELLALEEQIGNVSTGLSEDAISKCLLETLYYCDQRLVESEEGHCIICLEPYRNRDCLGRLKCGHDFHSCCIKQWLLIKNICPICKALALEDS; from the exons ATGCATCCTTCTGAAAACATTACAGTTTGTGGATTGAATTCAGAACCATATAGCAATACTTCCTCTCCAACAACTCATCCATTTGTGCCAACTTTCAACCTAGAAGTTCCTTGTTATGCTGCTGCTCATGCAGGAGTTTCTCAGCATCCTTTTATGCATAGCTGGTCTTCTTGCAGCTCTTGTCAATTCCCACCATATTATATCCACAATGAACCTTGTCTCACTCAATTTAATATTGGGGATATTAATGTGGCAGCTCATCCTCCAACAGGTTTTGACACAGTAACATATAAAAGGAAAATCCCTACTATTCACTATTTTTCTCAGAATGCAAGCACAAATTCATGCCTTAATGCTGGAAGTTCCAACCATGCTGTTTCAGCTGAGCTTTTAGATCCGACACAGCCAGCAGGTCCTCATTGTTTACCTTGGGAGCCTATTGGCGTGATTTCTGATCATAGAAGGAACAATCCATTTAGTTATGTGGAAGATCAAAGAAATATTAGATGTCATAATGTCAATGTGCGTCAGCCAAGAAATATCTCATTGCCAATACATACATCCAATAACTTTTCAGAACATCTTCAATCAGTGGCACATACTTCTGGCCTGAATGTTCTTGCCCAATGGAACCATGCTCCTTTTTCTCTTGAACCCTACACAAGGCTTATTCCTTCAG AGATAAACCAGTTGCATCGCCACTATGTGAGGAATACTACTGGGGAGATTGATGGATATAGCAACTTTTGTCTTGTTCCAAATCAACCTACAAGGAACATGGTAGTAAATAGCAGAATAATTTATGGTCAAGGAGTAGGTTATCAGGATAGTGTGAGCTATGGAGCTGTTGGTCCTGAAGCCAATTTGGCAGACATGTGGCTACCATCTGCGGATGGTGTTGTTCCTCCAAGGTATTCAAGACAGCTTCCAACGGTAAGTTATGTGAATGGGAGGACAAGGGTTCACTACACTGGAGATGAAGACAGTGGGCATAGAAGATGGTTATCTGAG ACTGCAGCCATCAGGAATCAATCAACCTTCACTGACCCAAGGAGTCTGTTCGATGAGCATCATGACATGAGACTAGATATAGATAACATGGACTATGAG GAACTACTTGCTCTGGAAGAACAAATTGGCAATGTAAGCACGGGTTTGTCAGAAGATGCTATTTCCAAATGCTTGTTGGAAACACTCTACTATTGTGATCAAAGATTGGTTGAGTCCGAGGAAGGACACTGTATCATATGCTTG GAACCATACAGAAATAGAGATTGTCTTGGGAGATTGAAATGCGGGCATGATTTCCATTCTTGCTGCATCAAGCAATGGTTGCTGATTAAGAATATCTGCCCAATATGCAAAGCCTTGGCGCTGGAGGATTCATAA
- the LOC122000992 gene encoding uncharacterized protein LOC122000992 isoform X1, translating into MEHKNLLGQPLIHTMNHEQIQNHPRHDPCLTLGSSSFMHPSENITVCGLNSEPYSNTSSPTTHPFVPTFNLEVPCYAAAHAGVSQHPFMHSWSSCSSCQFPPYYIHNEPCLTQFNIGDINVAAHPPTGFDTVTYKRKIPTIHYFSQNASTNSCLNAGSSNHAVSAELLDPTQPAGPHCLPWEPIGVISDHRRNNPFSYVEDQRNIRCHNVNVRQPRNISLPIHTSNNFSEHLQSVAHTSGLNVLAQWNHAPFSLEPYTRLIPSEINQLHRHYVRNTTGEIDGYSNFCLVPNQPTRNMVVNSRIIYGQGVGYQDSVSYGAVGPEANLADMWLPSADGVVPPRYSRQLPTVSYVNGRTRVHYTGDEDSGHRRWLSETAAIRNQSTFTDPRSLFDEHHDMRLDIDNMDYEELLALEEQIGNVSTGLSEDAISKCLLETLYYCDQRLVESEEGHCIICLEPYRNRDCLGRLKCGHDFHSCCIKQWLLIKNICPICKALALEDS; encoded by the exons ATGGAACATAAAAATTTGCTTGGTCAGCCTCTTATTCATACGATGAATCATGAGCAAATACAGAATCATCCGCGCCATGATCCTTGCTTGACTTTGG GATCCAGCTCTTTCATGCATCCTTCTGAAAACATTACAGTTTGTGGATTGAATTCAGAACCATATAGCAATACTTCCTCTCCAACAACTCATCCATTTGTGCCAACTTTCAACCTAGAAGTTCCTTGTTATGCTGCTGCTCATGCAGGAGTTTCTCAGCATCCTTTTATGCATAGCTGGTCTTCTTGCAGCTCTTGTCAATTCCCACCATATTATATCCACAATGAACCTTGTCTCACTCAATTTAATATTGGGGATATTAATGTGGCAGCTCATCCTCCAACAGGTTTTGACACAGTAACATATAAAAGGAAAATCCCTACTATTCACTATTTTTCTCAGAATGCAAGCACAAATTCATGCCTTAATGCTGGAAGTTCCAACCATGCTGTTTCAGCTGAGCTTTTAGATCCGACACAGCCAGCAGGTCCTCATTGTTTACCTTGGGAGCCTATTGGCGTGATTTCTGATCATAGAAGGAACAATCCATTTAGTTATGTGGAAGATCAAAGAAATATTAGATGTCATAATGTCAATGTGCGTCAGCCAAGAAATATCTCATTGCCAATACATACATCCAATAACTTTTCAGAACATCTTCAATCAGTGGCACATACTTCTGGCCTGAATGTTCTTGCCCAATGGAACCATGCTCCTTTTTCTCTTGAACCCTACACAAGGCTTATTCCTTCAG AGATAAACCAGTTGCATCGCCACTATGTGAGGAATACTACTGGGGAGATTGATGGATATAGCAACTTTTGTCTTGTTCCAAATCAACCTACAAGGAACATGGTAGTAAATAGCAGAATAATTTATGGTCAAGGAGTAGGTTATCAGGATAGTGTGAGCTATGGAGCTGTTGGTCCTGAAGCCAATTTGGCAGACATGTGGCTACCATCTGCGGATGGTGTTGTTCCTCCAAGGTATTCAAGACAGCTTCCAACGGTAAGTTATGTGAATGGGAGGACAAGGGTTCACTACACTGGAGATGAAGACAGTGGGCATAGAAGATGGTTATCTGAG ACTGCAGCCATCAGGAATCAATCAACCTTCACTGACCCAAGGAGTCTGTTCGATGAGCATCATGACATGAGACTAGATATAGATAACATGGACTATGAG GAACTACTTGCTCTGGAAGAACAAATTGGCAATGTAAGCACGGGTTTGTCAGAAGATGCTATTTCCAAATGCTTGTTGGAAACACTCTACTATTGTGATCAAAGATTGGTTGAGTCCGAGGAAGGACACTGTATCATATGCTTG GAACCATACAGAAATAGAGATTGTCTTGGGAGATTGAAATGCGGGCATGATTTCCATTCTTGCTGCATCAAGCAATGGTTGCTGATTAAGAATATCTGCCCAATATGCAAAGCCTTGGCGCTGGAGGATTCATAA